In the genome of Leptotrichia sp. HSP-536, the window CTATTCCGAAAACTTTTTCCACAAACTTGCTGTAAAATGCGTAACCTGAAATAAGAGCGACAATCGCTAATAAAAAAGAAATCATAACAAAAACCTCCTATAATTTTAAATATTTATTTATTTGATATAAAAATATTTTTAAAATTATCCTGTTAATAATATAATAGCTTGATTTTGTAAAAAAACAAGTGTAATTTTGAAAATATTTAACATAAAATTAAAAAAGTTGTTGTTAATTTTGTAATTATATGATAAACTGAAATGATGGTAGCATGTTAAAGTTAAAAAGGAAATAAAGTTTTAGATGTGCTGGCATTAAATAAAGAATTTTCAGGAGGAAAAAATGACAAAAGGAATAAAAAAAATATTGTATTTAGCAGTAACAGGATTAATAATGGCTGCTCCATTGAATGCGGCTGTAAATAATGAATTAATTTGTATTGACCCAGGACATCAGATTAGAGGGAACTCTGGCCTAGAAGAAGTTGCACCAGGCTCTTCAGTAAAAAAACTAAAAGTTTCATCAGGAACAAGAGGAGTTGCAACAAAAAAATATGAATATCAGCTTACACTGGAAGTTGGATTAAAATTAAGGGACGCATTACAAAACAAAGGTTACAAAGTGTTTATGGTACGTGAAACAAATGATGTAGATATTAGTAACAAGGAGCGTGCAATCAAGACAAATAACGCAGGATGTACCCTTTATATAAGACTTCACGCTGATGGAATCAATAATTCCTCAACACAAGGAACCTCGGTTTTAACTTCTTCACCAAAAAATCCATACACAAAAAGTGTCCAAAAATCCAGTGACAAATTTTCCCATGACATATTATCAGAATACGTAAAAGCAACAGGAGCCAAAAATCGTGGAGTATCCTACCGTGACGATTTAACAGGAACAAACTGGTCCAAAGTTACAAACACGCTAATCGAATTTGGATTTATGTCAAATCCAGAAGAAGACAGAAAAATGTCAACACCAGAATACCAAACTAAAATGGTAAATGGAATGGTAAATGGTATTGAAAAATATTTAAGAGAAAAATAATTTTGATGATTTGAAATGAAATAGAGTGCCTTGAAAATTTAGATAGGTACTTTATTTTTTTATTGAAAAGGTTAAATGAATATTATATAATAGAAAAAATGTAATAAAATTAAAGGAGGAATTTTAGATGTTAATTGAGGAAATTTTAAATGGGGAAAATGAAAAAATTGAATTTAAGGAAAATGCTAAGACGAATACGTATATAAAGACAGTTGTGGCATTTGCAAATGGAAACGGCGGAAAAATAGTTTTTGGGGTAAAAGATAATAGGGAAATTATTGGAGTTGAAAATGAGTTTGAAGTTATGGATGGAATAATTAATTCA includes:
- a CDS encoding N-acetylmuramoyl-L-alanine amidase family protein — protein: MTKGIKKILYLAVTGLIMAAPLNAAVNNELICIDPGHQIRGNSGLEEVAPGSSVKKLKVSSGTRGVATKKYEYQLTLEVGLKLRDALQNKGYKVFMVRETNDVDISNKERAIKTNNAGCTLYIRLHADGINNSSTQGTSVLTSSPKNPYTKSVQKSSDKFSHDILSEYVKATGAKNRGVSYRDDLTGTNWSKVTNTLIEFGFMSNPEEDRKMSTPEYQTKMVNGMVNGIEKYLREK